Proteins encoded by one window of Lycium barbarum isolate Lr01 chromosome 11, ASM1917538v2, whole genome shotgun sequence:
- the LOC132618857 gene encoding uncharacterized membrane protein At3g27390-like, whose protein sequence is MEPARRFLASLWNFVCFLPYFIGLLILGSIKGSILCPFILLIVTIGNSAIILGLWPLQLFYTYYCLLRAKQFGPVLKLVLCICILVILFLYPLIGFASSVVGGAAYGFLAPMFATFRAVGGGKTNAFFHIIYDGTWDTVKRSITIVRDVRDVCYHSYLSIMDDLLIQEPPSAKYYEIRLLYIPGAVIAGAVGVLVDTVMIIVIATCKFPYMLFKGWSRLFHDCIGGQGPFLETICVPFAGLAILLWPLAVVGALLGSMLSSIFLGAYAGVIVYQEESFWLGLCYIVASLSIYDEYSNDVLDMPEGSCFPRPQYRKKTMSRASSRSASLSRPNSSRKSTNSISAPMLELKPLELADGFFEDCRNYGEIMVSKDVITLKDIEDAKSNKDCGQVITIGLPAYCILQTLIRSAKANSTGLLLTDNVTEITSTNRPADAFYEWFLNPVLIIKDQIRAENLSESEEEYIGKLVLLSGDPERLKNSNIGSPPESDLRRAEFYALARRLRGITKSISRYPTFRRRFDGSIRIILEELAKKNGHSRKSEDLEPLNLSRSKSMFARVFGQKSVRNRTNKNEFDQVA, encoded by the exons ATGGAACCTGCCAGGAGGTTTCTCGCTTCTTTATGGAACTTCGTATGCTTCTTGCCTTATTTCATTGGCCTTCTCATCCTTGGCTCCATTAAAG GTTCCATTTTGTGCCCATTTATCCTCCTTATAGTCACCATTGGAAACTCTGCCATAATTTTGGGTCTTTGGCCATTACAACTGTTCTATACATATTACTGTCTATTGAG AGCAAAACAATTTGGTCCAGTTTTGAAACTTGTGTTGTGCATATGCatccttgttattttatttttgtatccATTGATTGGATTCGCCAGCAGCGTTGTTGGTGGCGCTGCTTATGGTTTTCTCGCGCCAATGTTTGCTACTTTCCGAGCTGTGGGTGGAGGGAAGACTAATGCCTTTTTTCACATCATATAT GACGGAACTTGGGACACGGTGAAAAGGAGCATTACTATCGTTAGGGATGTGAGGGATGTTTGTTACCACTCCTACTTGTCAATCATGGATGATTTGTTGATTCAAGAGCCTCCTAGTGCAAAATACTATGAGATCAG GCTGCTTTATATTCCTGGAGCAGTAATAGCTGGGGCAGTGGGAGTGTTAGTAGACACGGTGATGATCATAGTAATTGCGACTTGCAAATTCCCTTACATGCTTTTTAAGGGGTGGAGTCGTTTGTTTCACGACTGTATTGGTGGACAAGGCCCCTTTTTAGAGACAATCTGTGTGCCGTTTGCCGGTCTTGCTATCTTACTCTGGCCATTGGCTGTTGTTGGGGCACTCCTTGGCTCAATGTTATCAAGTATATTCCTTGGTGCTTATGCAGGAGTTATCGTGTATCAG GAAGAATCGTTTTGGTTGGGACTTTGCTATATTGTTGCTTCCTTGTCCATATATGACGAATATAGCAATGATGTTCTTGACATGCCAGAAGGGTCCTGCTTTCCTAG GCCACAGTACCGAAAGAAGACTATGTCAAGGGCCAGCTCTCGTTCAGCTTCTCTTTCCAGGCCAAACTCTTCCAGGAAAAGTACAAACTCCATCAGTGCTCCTATGCTCGAGTTGAAGCCCCTCGAG CTTGCTGATGGCTTCTTCGAGGACTGTCGTAATTATGGGGAAATCATGGTATCAAAAGATGTAATTACACTAAAAGACATTGAAGATGCAAAGTCTAATAAAGATTGTGGTCAGGTCATTACCATTGGTTTACCCGCCTATTGCATCCTTCAGACCCTTATACGATCTGCCAAAGCAAACAGTACAGGTCTTTTGCTAA CTGACAATGTTACCGAAATAACTAGTACAAACAGGCCCGCAGATGCCTTCTACGAATGGTTTCTCAATCCGGTCTTGATCATCAAAGACCAGATTAGAGCTGAAAATCTTTCTGAAAGTGAAGAGGAATACATTGGCAAATTGGTTCTGTTAAGTGGTGATCCTGAGAGGTTGAAGAACTCAAATATCGGATCACCACCAGAATCTGATCTGAGGCGAGCGGAGTTTTATGCATTAGCTCGAAG GCTTCGAGGCATTACCAAATCGATATCTAGGTATCCAACATTTAGACGCCGTTTTGATGGTAGCATCAGGATTATTTTAGAAGAGCTGGCCAAGAAGAATGGTCATAGCAGAAAATCGGAAGATTTAGAACCTCTTAACCTTTCCAGGTCAAAAAGCATGTTTGCTCGTGTGTTTGGCCAGAAATCTGTCAGGAACAGAACAAACAAGAATGAATTTGATCAAGTGGCTTAG